A part of Flavobacteriaceae bacterium GSB9 genomic DNA contains:
- a CDS encoding SusD/RagB family nutrient-binding outer membrane lipoprotein, whose translation MKNIKNLILLSILMLSVSCSESYLDVNQSSASPSSGTPDLLLPAALKNSADMLWNADVLNGSGDSFNLIGGIHAGVISDSGDRVWYEPEQQYLIINTTYQRIWNNTYTLTLMNYDIIENFEGDTWDYYKAIAKIMKSFHFAMLVDTYGDIPYTEAFGRGSLTEPAYDDDQDVYNAIYNELNVAINMIDDAPNGTFDPLENDAMFQGNMLRWQQFANTLKLRMLLRQVNTGENLSAKFNEIDNNGIGFLNGTASINPGYSDNNEKQNPFYTVFGLIPGGGAPARNNEATRGNEFYVNFLKDNSDDRLSRLFEPAESDGEFRGVPQNVYTNDYRTTATSQLGPGLLKGSDQQLFVMAGSESLFLQAEAAQRGYISGDAGALYRAGIAASFAELGVEDAATAAAAYEAGGFSPLVGWDLAVAEGKEIEAIITQKWVALGFISGFEVWMDRVRTNFPSDIPIPQGARNTTFPSNLLYPETETATNPDNVPSQTSSAAFDRHTFWMQ comes from the coding sequence ATGAAAAATATAAAAAATCTTATTCTGCTATCGATATTGATGCTTTCCGTATCGTGTAGTGAGAGTTACTTAGATGTAAATCAAAGTTCTGCAAGTCCATCCTCTGGTACTCCAGACTTATTATTACCAGCAGCTCTAAAAAACTCTGCTGACATGCTTTGGAATGCTGACGTACTTAATGGATCTGGGGATTCTTTTAACTTAATTGGAGGTATTCATGCAGGGGTAATTTCAGATTCAGGTGACCGAGTATGGTATGAACCTGAACAACAATATTTGATTATCAACACGACCTATCAGAGAATATGGAATAATACATACACGCTTACCTTAATGAATTATGACATAATTGAGAACTTTGAAGGAGACACATGGGACTATTATAAAGCCATTGCAAAAATCATGAAATCCTTCCATTTTGCTATGCTCGTTGATACTTATGGTGACATTCCATATACGGAAGCCTTTGGAAGAGGTAGTCTTACAGAGCCAGCTTATGATGATGACCAAGACGTTTACAATGCCATTTATAATGAGCTAAACGTTGCCATAAACATGATTGATGATGCTCCCAATGGGACTTTTGACCCACTAGAAAATGATGCCATGTTTCAAGGTAATATGTTGCGTTGGCAGCAATTTGCCAACACCTTAAAATTAAGGATGTTGTTGCGACAAGTAAATACTGGTGAAAATTTATCGGCAAAGTTTAACGAGATAGACAATAACGGTATTGGCTTCTTAAACGGTACTGCGTCCATTAATCCTGGATATTCAGATAATAATGAAAAACAAAATCCTTTCTACACCGTATTTGGTTTAATTCCGGGGGGTGGTGCACCTGCAAGAAACAATGAAGCTACTCGTGGAAATGAATTTTATGTAAACTTTTTAAAGGATAACAGTGATGATAGACTATCAAGACTTTTTGAACCAGCTGAAAGTGATGGTGAGTTTCGCGGTGTACCACAAAACGTTTATACTAATGATTATAGAACAACCGCTACATCACAATTGGGTCCAGGCCTTTTGAAAGGAAGTGACCAACAATTATTTGTTATGGCTGGCTCAGAATCATTATTCCTTCAGGCCGAAGCCGCTCAAAGAGGTTACATATCTGGTGACGCCGGAGCCCTTTACAGAGCAGGAATTGCTGCTTCTTTTGCTGAATTAGGTGTTGAAGACGCTGCAACAGCTGCCGCCGCATATGAAGCTGGCGGGTTCAGCCCACTAGTTGGATGGGATTTAGCAGTAGCCGAAGGTAAAGAGATTGAAGCTATTATAACCCAAAAGTGGGTGGCTTTAGGATTTATTTCTGGTTTTGAAGTATGGATGGATCGTGTTAGAACAAATTTCCCGTCTGACATTCCGATTCCACAAGGTGCTCGTAATACTACTTTCCCTTCAAATTTATTGTACCCAGAAACTGAAACGGCTACGAACCCAGACAATGTACCCTCTCAAACATCTAGTGCCGCATTTGACAGGCATACATTTTGGATGCAGTAA